One Gossypium hirsutum isolate 1008001.06 chromosome A08, Gossypium_hirsutum_v2.1, whole genome shotgun sequence genomic window, TATTTGTGCCTTCAGTTTAACTTAATACAGAATTCACCCATATAAATGGGATTATATTATTATGAGAGAACAGTATAACAATAGAAAGGTATACTTATCAAACAACAGGTAAAACCTTATTCGTCCAAGTAAAGCTAAGTAGAAACTTGGACTTGATTATTTCGAACACGATACAAAACATGACACAATAACATTAGAATAAAGACATAAACCACAGTAATACATGAATTGGGAGATTACTAGCTACAAACCACAGGCAAGAGTTTGTTTTATTTGGGAAATACAGGCTTCACCTCTCACTGAACCCTCCATTAATGGCAATCCAAAGCTTTTGTACTGCATCGATACGAGCTTCCACTCTTTCAGTGGTTGCAGTTTCCTCTGTTCACCAGCACGCATAAAACTCTGTTTTTAAACCTAGGTGCTCTTCTTTGGTGGTGTATTGCCGTATTTCCAAGTGAATTGCTTTAAAGAATCAGGATAATTACTCCCTGCAACCTCATGGATTGGGATCGTATCTATAATTTCTTTCAAATCTTCTTTTGTCAACTTTACTTTCACTGATTCAATGTTGCTATCTAGATTTTCTATCTTGGTTGTTCCTGTAAGAAGTGAAAACAAAGTGTCAAAAACTTTGGTCTTAAATCTTAATGGAAACTATATAAAAATTGGCATTTTGGTACAGGAATTTTCAGGCCATTCTTATGATACTCGAACTTGTATCGGAGTGTCCAACACAGATATGTTCATTTTCCTAAgtttttacatatatttggaGAATTTTTAGAAGGTCGTATGCCCCATATCATGTCCGAAAATATGCTGGACATAGGTATTGGACACAGGCACTTATAGAAAAAATGGAGAGTACAAACAACATAGACTTATGCTATTTCTGCAGGTTACTATAGTACTCcgactcttttcttttctttttcaagtatCCGAGTCCAATATTCCGCTTATTTTGACATGAGTGTTTAATTTAaccctccaaatatatcaaaaaaactttaaaaagacACTCATAGTGGATCACCTCAGAATCCAAGTTGAAAGTGATTGAATGTGACCTACCAGGAATAGGGGCAACATCATCCCCTTGAAGAAGAACCCAGGCAAGTGCAAGTTGTGCAGCTGTACATCCATGCTTTTCAGCCAACTTCTCTACTTTCGAATATAGGATCCTATTTTTCTCCAAGTTTTCTCCACTAAACCTTGGGAACATTCTCTTCAAAAGTAAATGTTTGTAATCAGTCAATCTGTTTTTCACAACTTAGAAGCATGTTACTGTAAATATTAAGGTCCTATGTTATCTGaactcttcattttctttaaatattcaTATCCAACATGTTTCTGACATCTATTCGGATATAAATGCAAGGGTAACATCCTTCTAATAAATGAAAACGAAAcctagataaaaattaaatatactcaTGTCGAACACATATCCATTATCCAACACTTACTCTTGAGTCCGTATAACATAGGTTAAGTACAGATTAAAGCCAAATAATGTGAGTCTCCATACCAGAGGCGTATTAGAGGTATCTTTATTCGCTCTACCGGCAAAGAAACCACGACCAAGTGGACTATATGGAACAATCCCGATTCCAAGTTCCCTGCATTGTTGAACACATTGAAGTAGGTATAATCTCACAgcagttgaaagagttaaaactGTTGATGGCATGAGTTTATTGAGTCTCAAGAGTACTCAAAAAAACATTTTAACTTCCCAAATGAAGAAGACTATCAATAATCAAATTTCAATCTATATGAACAAAAGGGTATTTTTATAACCCcccaaatatataaaattttgaatatatctATACTTGATACTCATTCAAATCCAAATAACATTTAAGTGACTTAAGAAAAAAAGTTATGATGATTCAAGATAGAAGAATAAACCTGCAAAGGGGAATTATTTCTTCCTCAACATCACGAGTCCAGAGCGACCACTCAAGTTGTACTGCAGTAAGAGGATGAACAGCGTGTGCCCTCCTTATAGTTTCGGGGCTAGCTTCAGATATACCAatgtactttatttttccctcttcCACCAACTTCTTCAGTTCTTCCATCTATCatacatgaaataaatataaattacgcTTAATTTTCCCATAAACAAAATACAGGGTTTTTAATGCAGCAATGCTTACGGTATCTTCTATAGGAGTCTTGTGGTCAACTCTGATTATATAGTAAAGATCAATATAATCCACATCAAGGCGTTGAAGGCTAGCCTCAAGTGAAGAACGAACAAATTCAGGAGTGCCATTGATAACCGGACCACCTGGACCCATGCTTTCAACACCGAATTTTGTAGCCAACTGTACCTTCTCTCGTGGCAAATGCTTCAATGCCTGCAAAAAAGGTTTCCCAGATTCCTTCAAATCATATCGATTTCATAAACTAAAAAAAGCCATCTCTCGCGCATATCTTCGAACATGTAATTGACACAAAAGTGTGGGACATTGTGAGAGTGAAAGGATCCCTCACAGTTCAATGTAATTCAACTTGAAGAGTTGATCAAACAAAGGATGTTACCTTTCCAACCAGAATTTCGTTAGTTTTGGGTCCATACATGTCGGCTGTATCGAAATGAGTGATTCCTCTTTCGAATGCGTGCTTAATGATGGCTATGCCAGCTTCATCTGACACTGAATTATTGTGACCTGAAAGACCCATACA contains:
- the LOC107894797 gene encoding probable aldo-keto reductase 1; the encoded protein is MAIQIPRVKLGTQGFEVSKLGFGCMGLSGHNNSVSDEAGIAIIKHAFERGITHFDTADMYGPKTNEILVGKALKHLPREKVQLATKFGVESMGPGGPVINGTPEFVRSSLEASLQRLDVDYIDLYYIIRVDHKTPIEDTMEELKKLVEEGKIKYIGISEASPETIRRAHAVHPLTAVQLEWSLWTRDVEEEIIPLCRELGIGIVPYSPLGRGFFAGRANKDTSNTPLRMFPRFSGENLEKNRILYSKVEKLAEKHGCTAAQLALAWVLLQGDDVAPIPGTTKIENLDSNIESVKVKLTKEDLKEIIDTIPIHEVAGSNYPDSLKQFTWKYGNTPPKKST